Proteins found in one Neofelis nebulosa isolate mNeoNeb1 chromosome 3, mNeoNeb1.pri, whole genome shotgun sequence genomic segment:
- the AMTN gene encoding amelotin isoform X1, translated as MKTMILLLYLLGSTQSLPTQLNPALGLPTKLALDQATLLNQHQLNQVFPSLSLLPLTQMITLGADLQLLNPPAGLAPGTQTLPLTLGGLNTQQPLQAQMLPVIVAHLGAQGTILSSEELPMAPQIFTGLIFQPLFPGSILPNSQANPDAQNGILPAGQAGMNPAIQGTSEGFSPTPSDTDDDFEVTAPAGIRRGMHTTQETTTGLPNGNQ; from the exons ATGAAGACTATGATTCTACTGCTTTATCTTCTAGGATCAACTCAGTCATTACCA ACACAGCTCAACCCTGCTTTGGGACTTCCAACAAAACTGGCTCTAGATCAGGCAACTCTTCTAAACCAACATCAGCTAAATCAG GTCTTCCCCTCTTTAAGTCTACTACCACTGACACAGATGATCACACTGGGCGCAGATCTGCAGCTG CTAAATCCTCCTGCAGGGCTGGCGCCTGGTACCCAGACCCTCCCACTGACCCTGGGGGGATTGAATACACAACAGCCACTGCAAGCCCAA aTGTTGCCAGTTATTGTAGCACACCTTGGAGCCCAG GGTACCATCCTAAGCTCAGAAGAattg CCAATGGCCCCACAAATCTTCACTGGCCTCATTTTCCAGCCCCTGTTCCCAGGATCCATCCTGCCCAACAGTCAAGCTAATCCAGATGCCCAGAATGGAATCCTTCCTGCAGGGCAAGCAGGAATGAATCCTGCCATCCAGGGAACCTCAGAAGGCTTCTCTCCAACTCCTAGTGACACAGATGATGACTTTGAAGTGACGGCCCCTGCAGGCATCCGAAGGGGCATGCACACTACCCAGGAAACCACCACAGGGCTGCCAAATG gaaatcAGTAa
- the AMTN gene encoding amelotin isoform X2 — translation MKTMILLLYLLGSTQSLPTQLNPALGLPTKLALDQATLLNQHQLNQVFPSLSLLPLTQMITLGADLQLLNPPAGLAPGTQTLPLTLGGLNTQQPLQAQMLPVIVAHLGAQPMAPQIFTGLIFQPLFPGSILPNSQANPDAQNGILPAGQAGMNPAIQGTSEGFSPTPSDTDDDFEVTAPAGIRRGMHTTQETTTGLPNGNQ, via the exons ATGAAGACTATGATTCTACTGCTTTATCTTCTAGGATCAACTCAGTCATTACCA ACACAGCTCAACCCTGCTTTGGGACTTCCAACAAAACTGGCTCTAGATCAGGCAACTCTTCTAAACCAACATCAGCTAAATCAG GTCTTCCCCTCTTTAAGTCTACTACCACTGACACAGATGATCACACTGGGCGCAGATCTGCAGCTG CTAAATCCTCCTGCAGGGCTGGCGCCTGGTACCCAGACCCTCCCACTGACCCTGGGGGGATTGAATACACAACAGCCACTGCAAGCCCAA aTGTTGCCAGTTATTGTAGCACACCTTGGAGCCCAG CCAATGGCCCCACAAATCTTCACTGGCCTCATTTTCCAGCCCCTGTTCCCAGGATCCATCCTGCCCAACAGTCAAGCTAATCCAGATGCCCAGAATGGAATCCTTCCTGCAGGGCAAGCAGGAATGAATCCTGCCATCCAGGGAACCTCAGAAGGCTTCTCTCCAACTCCTAGTGACACAGATGATGACTTTGAAGTGACGGCCCCTGCAGGCATCCGAAGGGGCATGCACACTACCCAGGAAACCACCACAGGGCTGCCAAATG gaaatcAGTAa